One region of Populus trichocarpa isolate Nisqually-1 chromosome 4, P.trichocarpa_v4.1, whole genome shotgun sequence genomic DNA includes:
- the LOC7490767 gene encoding BTB/POZ domain-containing protein At3g22104 gives MEVCYILEVDVNGEEIFIVDKKTLSSFSDRLSKLFGDLTDGSRKLKVIFDNFPGGAYGFELMARFCYNNGTIEITPSNIVLLNHAAHYMEMGSNSSAKLNLVDQTEKFLEGINYWTWSDLLQALKLCQDLLPTINSSFLLDKVLDCLVGRLTLPTMASPFTCSSNNSSFQFSCDTSSTCSMRNNWSQTTWWFEDLLVLNVNSFDKVIRMMMSQKLDHAAIFKFIVFRLKSRYFSVTASEKCKITEVAINLLSLLDRSSLSCRGLFDILLAVSRLKNISKFYALKLEHLVGSMLDQATLDHLLVPSPHRNHHVYDVNLVLRLLKAFFLEGSTMSRNQLKKVASLMDSYLIEVAPDILLKPSKFAALIMVLPDSAREFSDRLYHAIDMYLQVHVQLCEEVKMRLCSFVNHDKLSAEASKHLARNSNFPTRSTLKSFITQKSKLNCLIHNRLSHFEVSSQLKFHSNAMEEQEGFDQILIYARKHGHSKEIDNLETRLQGMQKKVTELEKVCTMMHSEMSSVTKSRLHGPGKARSLPKLCS, from the exons ATGGAAGTTTGCTACATTCTTGAAGTTGATGTCAATGGAGAAGAAATTTTCATAGTGGACAAG AAAACTCTTTCATCCTTCTCAGATAGGCTCAGCAAATTATTTGGTGATTTGACTGATGGttcaagaaaattgaaagtaatATTTGACAACTTTCCAGGAGGTGCATATGGTTTCGAGCTCATGGCAAGGTTTTGCTACAACAATGGCACCATTGAGATAACTCCTTCTAACATTGTGCTGCTAAACCATGCTGCTCATTACATGGAGATGGGCAGTAATAGCTCAGCAAAGCTTAATCTAGTAGATCAGACTGAGAAATTTCTTGAAGGGATCAACTACTGGACTTGGTCTGACCTCCTGCAAGCCCTTAAACTGTGCCAAGATTTACTTCCTACTATAAATTCTTCATTTTTGCTTGATAAAGTCTTGGATTGCCTTGTAGGGAGGCTTACTTTGCCAACTATGGCAAGCCCATTTACATGTTCTTCAAACAATTCCAGTTTTCAGTTCTCATGTGATACAAGCAGCACCTGTAGTATGAGAAACAACTGGTCTCAAACAACTTGGTGGTTTGAAGAtcttttggttttgaatgttaatTCATTTGACAAAGTAATCAGGATGATGATGTCCCAGAAACTAGATCATGCTGCCATTTTTAAGTTCATCGTTTTTCGCCTAAAATCGAGATATTTCAGTGTCACGGCATCTGAGAAGTGCAAAATCACAGAGGTTGCAATCAATCTGCTTTCACTGCTTGATAGGAGCTCTCTTTCTTGCAGAGGCTTATTTGATATTCTACTAGCAGTCTCAAGGTTGAAAAATATAAGCAAGTTTTACGCACTCAAGCTAGAGCATCTGGTTGGTTCAATGCTAGATCAAGCAACTTTGGATCATCTACTTGTTCCATCTCCACACAGGAACCATCATGTGTATGATGTGAATTTAGTTTTGAggcttttaaaagcatttttccTTGAAGGTTCAACGATGTCTCGAAATCAATTGAAGAAGGTTGCTAGCTTGATGGATTCGTACCTTATAGAAGTAGCCCCAGATATCCTTCTGAAACCTTCCAAGTTTGCAGCATTGATAATGGTTTTGCCAGATTCTGCTAGAGAATTCAGTGACAGACTCTATCACGCTATTGACATGTATCTCCAG GTCCATGTTCAATTATGTGAAGAGGTAAAGATGAGACTATGTTCTTTTGTCAACCATGATAAGCTCTCGGCAGAAGCTTCCAAACACCTTGCTCGAAACTCAAACTTTCCAACAAGATCAACACTCAAAAGTTTCATTACTCAGAAATCCAAGCTCAATTGCTTAATCCATAATCGCTTATCTCATTTCGAAGTCTCAAGCCAATTGAAGTTTCATAGCAATGCCATGGAAGAACAAGAGGGCTTTGATCAAATCCTTATTTATGCTAGAAAGCATGGACATTCAAAGGAGATTGACAATCTTGAAACCAGATTGCAAGGAATGCAGAAAAAGGTGACAGAATTGGAGAAAGTTTGTACAATGATGCATTCGGAGATGTCAAGTGTGACAAAATCAAGATTGCATGGCCCTGGAAAGGCTAGATCATTGCCGAAACTTTGTTCATGA
- the LOC7490769 gene encoding uncharacterized protein LOC7490769, which translates to MPSKFWFSVKKSLKCELKPSDVHDPRAKSDLSNIQTRNSIKSGCSRSLSNLREIIHGSTRYTEKPLTSSPRSLESTDFLNSIAHEVVLCDTKCELKITGGRGCDKGDSSFEDILKLRTPRPRGHDIVSPRRSCSYSRKKHGDSPIYCNGNGVSSKPKSSHDADSYGSPSLVCKKCHAKFKELDAFEAHHLSNHAVTELVEGNSSRRIVELICRTRWLQSENNCVTIERVLKVHNMQMTLVQFEEHREMVKIKASKLPTKHSRCLADGNELLRFHGTTVACSLGLNGSSSLCRMEKCGVCQILRHGFTDKDVNGIGVGIFTTSTSGRALESVEVSQDNQDVRKALLLCRVIAGRVHRPLENVQEIAGQSGFDSLAGKAGQNSHLLEELYLLNPKALLPCFVVTCNHEC; encoded by the exons ATGCCTTCCAAATTTTGGTTCTCTGTGAAGAAATCATTGAAGTGCGAACTAAAGCCATCAGACGTGCATGATCCAAGGGCCAAGAGCGATCTGAGCAACATTCAGACAAGAAACTCAATCAAGTCTGGATGTTCAAGATCCTTGTCAAATCTACGAGAGATCATTCATGGGAGCACGAGGTATACAGAGAAGCCACTAACTAGCAGCCCAAGATCTCTAGAAAGCACTGATTTTCTCAACTCCATAGCACATGAAGTAGTCCTTTGTGACACTAAATGTGAACTAAAGATTACGGGTGGCAGAGGTTGTGACAAGGGTGATTCGTCCTTTGAGGATATCCTTAAGCTACGGACACCTCGTCCTAGAGGACATGACATTGTGTCCCCCAGAAGGTCATGTAGCTATTCAAGGAAGAAACATGGTGATTCTCCTATATATTGTAATGGGAACGGTGTATCTTCCAAGCCTAAAAGCTCTCATGATGCAGATTCTTATGGTTCTCCATCTTTAGTTTGCAAGAAATGTCATGCAAAATTTAAGGAGTTGGATGCTTTTGAGGCACATCATCTTTCAAACCATGCTG TTACTGAACTTGTGGAAGGGAACTCATCTAGGAGGATAGTAGAATTAATCTGCAGAACAAGGTGGTTACAATCTGAGAACAACTGTGTTACTATAGAGAGGGTTTTGAAGGTCCACAACATGCAAATGACCCTTGTTCAATTTGAAGAACATAGAGAAATGGTGAAAATCAAAGCTAGCAAACTGCCTACGAAACATTCGCGTTGTCTCGCCGACGGCAATGAGCTTTTGAGGTTCCATGGCACAACTGTTGCTTGTTCTCTTGGTCTGAATGGCTCCTCTAGCCTTTGTAGAATGGAGAAATGCGGTGTATGCCAGATTTTGAGACATGGGTTCACTGACAAAGATGTCAATGGCATTGGGGTCGGAATTTTTACTACTTCCACAAGTGGAAGAGCCTTGGAATCTGTAGAAGTAAGTCAAGATAACCAAGATGTAAGAAAGGCTTTGTTACTATGTAGAGTTATTGCTGGTAGGGTTCATAGGCCTTTGGAAAATGTTCAAGAAATTGCAGGTCAATCAGGCTTTGATTCACTTGCTGGGAAAGCTGGTCAAAATTCACATCTACTTGAGGAACTGTATCTGCTAAATCCCAAAGCTCTCCTTCCTTGCTTTGTGGTAACTTGTAATCATGAATGTTAA
- the LOC7490768 gene encoding anthocyanidin reductase ((2S)-flavan-3-ol-forming), translating to MREINTITIILHHILRKNSLLIQIFSSSMASQLTKKTACVIGGTGFVASLLVKLLLEKGYAVNTTVRDPDNQKKVAHLIALQNLGDLNIFGADLTDEESFNAPIAGCELVFHVATPVNFASEDPENDMIKPAIQGVHNVLKACAKAKTVKRVILTSSAAALSINKLNGTGLIMDEKNWTDVEFLTSEKPPTWGYPASKTLAEKAAWKFAEENNIDLITVIPSLMTGPSLTLDIPSSVHLSMSLITGNEFLKNALKGMQMLSGSISITHVEDVCRAHIFLAEKESASGRYICCAVNTSVVELAEFLNKRYPQYQVPTDFGDFPSKAKLAITSEKLISEGFSFKYGIEEVYDQTVEYFKAKGLLN from the exons ATGAGAGAAATAAATACCATAACAATAATTCTCCATCACATTTTAAGAAAGAATTCTCTGctaattcaaatattttcatcaagCATGGCATCCCAGTTGACCAAAAAGACAGCTTGTGTGATCGGCGGCACAGGGTTTGTGGCATCTTTGCTTGTGAAATTGCTGCTTGAGAAGGGCTATGCAGTGAACACCACAGTCAGGGACCCAG ACAATCAAAAGAAGGTTGCTCACCTAATAGCACTACAAAATCTGGGGGACCTAAACATATTCGGAGCAGATTTGACTGATGAAGAAAGCTTCAATGCTCCCATAGCAGGCTGTGAGCTTGTCTTCCATGTTGCAACCCCAGTTAATTTTGCTTCTGAGGATCCTGAG AATGACATGATCAAGCCAGCAATTCAAGGAGTACATAATGTTCTGAAAGCCTGCGCAAAAGCAAAAACAGTTAAAAGGGTCATTTTGACATCCTCAGCTGCAGCTTTATCAATCAATAAGCTTAATGGCACAGGCTTGATCATGGATGAGAAGAACTGGACAGATGTTGAGTTCTTGACTTCTGAGAAACCACCCACCTGG GGCTACCCTGCCTCCAAGACACTAGCTGAGAAGGCAGCCTGGAAATTTGCTGAAGAAAATAACATCGATCTCATTACTGTCATCCCTAGCCTCATGACGGGTCCTTCTCTCACGCTAGATATTCCCAGCAGCGTACACCTGTCAATGTCATTGATTACAG GGAATGAATTCCTGAAAAATGCTTTGAAGGGTATGCAAATGCTGTCAGGCTCGATCTCAATCACGCACGTAGAGGATGTTTGTAGAGCCCATATATTTTTAGCTGAGAAGGAATCTGCTTCTGGTAGATATATATGCTGTGCTGTTAATACCAGTGTTGTCGAGCTTGCAGAGTTCCTGAATAAAAGATACCCTCAGTATCAAGTCCCAACTGA TTTTGGGGATTTCCCGTCCAAGGCCAAGTTGGCCATCACTTCAGAGAAGCTCATCAGTGAGGGTTTCAGTTTCAAGTATGGGATTGAAGAGGTCTATGACCAAACTGTGGAATACTTCAAGGCCAAAGGATTGCTGAATTGA